In the Armatimonadota bacterium genome, ACGCTGCGGCCCTGGCCCGAGCCCGTAGTGCCGGCGTGCCCACGGCGGTCGTCGACCACCGGGGCCGCAGCCGGCAGGCCTTCGAGGCCGAGCTCGCCGCGGTCACCGGTGCGCACGGGGTCGACCTGATCTGCCTCGCAGGGTTCCTGCGCATCCTCTCGCCCGAATTCGTCGGCCGCTATCCCAACCGCATCCTGAACACCCACCCGGCGCTCCTACCCGCCTTCGGCGGCAAGGGGATGTACGGCGAGCGGGTGCACCAGGCGGTACTCGCCGCGGGCGTGGCGATAAGCGGGTGCACCATCCACCTGGTGGACGAGGTTCCCGACGGTGGCCCGATCGTCGCCCAGGCCACGGTCCCGGTGTTGCCCGGCGATACCCCGGCGACGCTTGCCGCGCGCGTGCAGGCCCAAGAGCGGCGACTCTACCCCGAGGTCGTACGCTGGTGGGCACAGGGGCGCCTGGTGGTGCGCGGTCGCACCGTGGCGTGGCGCCCGGGCCCTGCGGGCGCGTCCGCTGGCGAGCCGCTGCTTGCCGGGCAGGCGCCGCATGCCACAGCCGTGCCCGCTGGCGAGCCCGCGTGGCACTCGGGCGAGGCGTCACGTGCTGAAGCCATGGCCGATGCGGGCGTAGAGGGACGCACGGGGGCGTAGCAAGTACAGAACTGCCCAGCCGAGAGACCACACCCTGGTAGGAGGGACCATCATGACTGCGATCCGGCGCGCGCTGCTGAGCGCGGCGGACAAGACCGGTTTCGTCGACCTCGCCACGGCACTGCATCAGGCGGGTGCCGAGTTGCTGTCGACTGGCGGCACGGCCGCTCACCTGCGCGCGGCGGGCCTGCCCGTGCGCGCCGTGGAGGATGTCACAGGGGTTCCCGCCCTGCTCGGCGGGCGCGTGAAGACGCTGCACCCGGTGATCCACGCCGGGCTGCTGGCCCGGCCGACGGCCGAGGACGCGGCAGAACTCGCCGTGCACGGCATCACGCCCATCGACCTGGTCGCCGTGACCCTCTACCCGTTCGAGGAGGCCCTGGCACGCGGCGCGCCGCTTGCCGCGCTGGTCGAGGAGATCGACATCGGCGGGGTGACCTTGCTCCGTGCCGCGGCCAAGAACTGGCAGCGGGTCACGGTGCTCTCCGATCCGGCGCAGTACCCCGACGTCATCGCCGCCGTGCGCGCCGG is a window encoding:
- the purN gene encoding phosphoribosylglycinamide formyltransferase, producing MRVAVYASGAGTILQALLDAFGPGRCEVAGVVLVVSNNPDAAALARARSAGVPTAVVDHRGRSRQAFEAELAAVTGAHGVDLICLAGFLRILSPEFVGRYPNRILNTHPALLPAFGGKGMYGERVHQAVLAAGVAISGCTIHLVDEVPDGGPIVAQATVPVLPGDTPATLAARVQAQERRLYPEVVRWWAQGRLVVRGRTVAWRPGPAGASAGEPLLAGQAPHATAVPAGEPAWHSGEASRAEAMADAGVEGRTGA